The DNA sequence ATTCAACCTGACGCCGTTTGCCATCTCGCTGAATGCACTGCCCAACGACCTCCGCCCGTGGCTTCCGCCCACAGACTGCCGCCTGCGCCCTGACTTGTACGCGTTTGAGCACGGCAAATACGATCAGGCAGACGATTTTAAggtcgcgctggagaaCAGGCAGCGTGagacgcgcagcaagcgcgactCTGGTGCACTTccgccgcacaagccacGCTGGTTCGAATGCAGTACGGACCCTGCCACGAATGCACCGCTTTGGAAGCCGCTGATTAGCAAGGACGACAATGGTGCGGACACAATGGAGTACTGGGTCGACCGACACAATGTTGGAAgcgagcatgtgcgcggagattcgcgcgccgagtgGCCAAACGTCGAGTGCATTTTCGGCGACTTGGCCCAGCCATAGTGTGTAGAGCCATAGTGTGTAGTGATGACTAAATAAACATACTACGGCGTTGTGGATCGCAAACTCGTTTTTTCCCTTGACCATGTCGGCATTCCGCGCTACTCGTGCTCTGCTGCAAAAGACTCCCGAGTCGTCGCATACATATCATTACACGGAGGGAAAGACGCCGTTTTGGCGTTGGTTCCGCCAGATGTTCTCGCTGAACCCTGAGATTTCGTCGGGGCTGCCGGCTGTGAGGCTGAACAGGAACCCACCGCCTGGTATGGGCCCCATCAAGCCTGCGATTGTGCCGTCCAATGCGTCTGACATTGCGCAGAACATGTACTACTGGCGCGATTTTCGTCGCAACTACCCGCAGCCAGAAGTGGTGACGCAGGTATATTTGAccaagctgctgctggcCTCACCTAATGAGGACGGAACAATGAGTTTGCCGAACCCGGATAGCGGGAAGCAAGGCACAACAGAGCTGGCTGTACCCTCCGATCTCGACGCACCGACTGCTTTCACCGAAGTGCTCGAACAAGTGCAAGCGGACCCGAAGTATGTGTACTCTGCGAAACatttgccgccgcgcttcccTTCCACAGCCCCACAGCACATCCTCAAGATTCAGAAAGATGCAATCCCGCATCCCAAGGGTGCCTATTTCCCTGTGTACGTATTCTATACATACTCACGCCAGCGAAAACTATGCTTGACGTAGCCGTGCTGTAGTTTTGGAGGTGTGTATTCTGTAACGTGGAGGTGTGTCCCGTATCGCTGCGCTACCGTGGTTCCTTGCGACGACATGTACAGTGTAGCACAGCGCTTCAACTTGCTGCTGTCCTACCTGCTTCCGTGCGTGAGCATTGCATGTGTGTTCATATCACTTACGTGTGTATCGttcgcgccgccgacagCGGATGTGCAGATCAAGGATATTGAGCTCGTCTACGGAAAGGCGCGATTTCACGCCGACGCACGGAACCAAGACTTTGTCGAGACCAAGATGGATATCGACATGGACCTTTCGTCCTTGTTCAGGTGGAATACCAAGCAAGTGCTGTTAAGCATGGCCGGGGCATACAGCTCGCAGAACAGAGTACGTGGCACACTGATCTCACCGCAGCCGGAAAATGAGGTCGCATTTTGGGACAAGATCGTCCGGGCAGACGACAAACACCACTTGAAACTGCGCGGTGTACGGAACAGGTACGGATTCCGCGAGGTTTCGAGAACGTTTAGGTGAGTATGCGCCCCGCTAACCGCAGCAACATTACCGTCGTTGACtttgtgctgcgctggaaTGTGATGCCATACGTGGGGTTCTCATCTGCAGGCGAGACGATAGTACAAAGCTCAGTGCCACTTCCACTCGTGCCGGAGCCGAGCGCACAAAATTTGAAATACTTGCGTTACTAGTGTAGATTAGATGACTATGGCACAAAAATGCATCCTAGCTCAATGCTGAAAAGAATGAACGCTTCAGTTTCTCGCGCGATGCACCCGCTGCAGAAGCCTttgcaccagcaccagccATTTTGGTCAGCGGTACGGACGCAGACGCGTCGTCATCTGAGGAGGATGTCTCCGTCTCGCTCGACTCGTCCTCATCATCAGACGCGTCGTCTCGAACGCCAATATCCGCACTCACTTCAGCAGCACTTGTGGACCCTGCGGCGTTATCTTGCTGCGAAAAAGtacggcgcaaagcagaGGGACGCAGCTCAGAGAGCTTGGCAAATGCACCGGACATGGACCGGCGCGAATCGGCGCTCGAATCGCGCATGCGTTGCGGCGTGCTTTCCATCGGCCGCGGTGCAGGGCCTTGGACCTGGTTGTATATGCCCGCGTGAGATTCGGGTTGAGAAAAGTACTCGCGGCTGTCATCGCTCGCAGACGCGTCTGCTGCCGAGGTGCtggcgtcgtgcgcagGTTGTGTGAGTGAGCGTTTATCTAGATTCCTTTCATCGGCCATGGGTGAGCATGCATTCTTTGAATGTGCTGTGAACTTACGTGAAAATACATCCACCTCGCTCGGTGGGGCACTCGGCGTGCCTTTGATGATCCGTACCAGCATCTTTTGCTCCTCGCGTTCTGTcgcattcttgcgctgTTTCTTCCCCTTGAGCTCGTTCAGGCGCTCATCAATTGCTTCTTTGCCTTGTGCGATcagcgcctgcacggcTGTGGACGCCGCAGCAACGTGTTCTTCATTGCGAGAGTCATGCGCAATGGTGGTCTCGTCGCCTATCGCGGCAGTCGTATCGGCTTCCGCCTCGGCAACCGGGGTAGTGACCGTGCCATTCACCTTGTTTGCACGCTCAGACGCTTTCTCGGCCTTCTTGGTAGACTTTTCCGCACGGAACGCTTCCATTTCTGCCTTGGTGCGGCGTGGGCGTTTTGCTTTTTCATGCTGTGACTCTGTGTGTGCAGTTTGCGAagagagcggcgcatcatCATCATCCTGATCGGTGCTCGGCTGTAAAGCAGTAGTTGTCTCTTGAGGTGCCGATTCTGGTTCCGGCTCCCTCGTCGGCTCGGTATGCTTCTTGGTTTTTTTTGCGTTTTTCTGAGGCCCAGACGATGTGGACTCCACTGGAATTTCCTCAATAGGCGGGTCCACTGGTTCAGGTGCAGCCTCCATATGCTTTGAAACGCCACGCCCGCGACGGCCGCGGTTTTTGGAAGGAACGCCCTCAGCTGCATCAGGCGCTGAGCCGACGCTGCTCGCCTGTGCATCTACAAATATGGTTGCGGTAG is a window from the Malassezia vespertilionis chromosome 7, complete sequence genome containing:
- a CDS encoding uncharacterized protein (EggNog:ENOG503P5C6; TransMembrane:1 (i200-223o); COG:S) — translated: MSAFRATRALLQKTPESSHTYHYTEGKTPFWRWFRQMFSLNPEISSGLPAVRLNRNPPPGMGPIKPAIVPSNASDIAQNMYYWRDFRRNYPQPEVVTQVYLTKLLLASPNEDGTMSLPNPDSGKQGTTELAVPSDLDAPTAFTEVLEQVQADPKYVYSAKHLPPRFPSTAPQHILKIQKDAIPHPKGAYFPVVAQRFNLLLSYLLPCVSIACVFISLTCVSFAPPTADVQIKDIELVYGKARFHADARNQDFVETKMDIDMDLSSLFRWNTKQVLLSMAGAYSSQNRVRGTLISPQPENEVAFWDKIVRADDKHHLKLRGVRNRYGFREVSRTFSNITVVDFVLRWNVMPYVGFSSAGETIVQSSVPLPLVPEPSAQNLKYLRY